Proteins encoded by one window of Sphingosinicella sp. BN140058:
- a CDS encoding carbohydrate ABC transporter permease has protein sequence MSAHRLSPVAWILVLLGAAIMAAPLLWTLLLSFKANGELMRDSAAAFSAPYTLENYRAILQGSSLLRWLANSLIVSLGTTAGMLVLASLAGYGFARIDFPFRRTLFVFVLLGLAVPEQAVILPRHQLFATLGLHNSYTGLILPGLVGPFGVFFMTQYFRAIPKELDEAALLDGASRLTIFWRVLLPLTWPAQATLGVFTFLGSWNDYWWPLISATRSERFTLTIGLASSQMNYAQTSGLGFLMAQAVFASIPILIVYIVFQKQIVRAMAGTAAR, from the coding sequence ATGAGCGCGCACCGTCTGTCCCCGGTCGCCTGGATCCTGGTCCTGCTCGGCGCGGCGATCATGGCCGCGCCCCTGCTCTGGACCTTGTTGCTCTCGTTCAAGGCCAATGGGGAATTGATGCGCGACAGTGCGGCCGCATTCTCCGCGCCTTATACGCTCGAAAACTACCGGGCGATCCTGCAGGGATCGTCGCTTCTGCGCTGGCTGGCGAACAGCCTGATCGTGTCGCTCGGCACCACGGCCGGGATGCTGGTTCTCGCCTCGCTCGCCGGCTACGGTTTCGCGCGGATCGATTTTCCCTTTCGGCGTACGCTGTTCGTATTCGTGCTGCTCGGGCTCGCGGTTCCCGAACAGGCGGTGATCCTGCCCCGACACCAGCTGTTCGCAACGCTCGGCCTCCACAACAGCTACACCGGGCTGATCCTGCCCGGCCTGGTCGGCCCGTTCGGCGTCTTCTTCATGACCCAATATTTCCGGGCGATCCCAAAGGAGCTGGATGAGGCGGCGCTGCTCGACGGCGCCTCTCGGCTGACGATCTTCTGGCGGGTGCTGCTGCCGCTGACCTGGCCGGCGCAAGCGACCTTGGGAGTGTTCACCTTCCTCGGCTCCTGGAACGATTATTGGTGGCCGTTGATCTCGGCGACCCGCAGCGAGCGCTTCACCCTGACCATCGGCCTTGCCTCGTCGCAGATGAACTATGCGCAGACGAGCGGGCTCGGCTTCCTGATGGCGCAGGCGGTGTTCGCGTCGATCCCGATCCTGATCGTCTACATCGTGTTCCAGAAGCAGATCGTGCGGGCAATGGCGGGCACCGCGGCGCGATGA
- a CDS encoding ABC transporter substrate-binding protein → MMRRTLSALALAAALAGCSREEGEGRGEGRPDIYVQRFFGECGALYGRTIQIGSAEGECGIVTALFNRFGAQNRDIGLDVNVVAWPGYAQLAAQMAAGDPPDLVTMHQGVISDYQSRGLLEPMDSILREAGIRPEDFTDAARRGVTKNGIVYGLPWDTVGGLYHVNTKLFAAAGLMNGGKPVIPGSAAELLDQARRFKEATGKPYFVQSQVNDPATHVRNLYSFLLAQDANFYPDGHHIRLRTPEAKRVVELFRTLEREGLTTRNQDNPAAIASFINGDGGVFLTGTWMIGPFEQEAEAKGRPLSGAYAVVPYPRLWGHAAAFVDGHAWVMPKRKRSPEQHRALVRLFRFMAAHNFDWARTGHIPAFKAVVESPAFAALPHRGDIAPLARIGAPLPAYVRRQGAIEGLVGEEIAAAVAGTKPVDQALADAERRVNELLTNAD, encoded by the coding sequence ATGATGCGGCGAACGCTTTCTGCGCTTGCGCTCGCCGCCGCGCTCGCCGGCTGCAGCAGGGAAGAGGGCGAGGGTCGCGGCGAGGGACGGCCGGACATCTACGTTCAGCGCTTCTTCGGGGAATGCGGCGCGCTTTACGGGCGCACCATCCAGATCGGATCGGCGGAAGGCGAATGCGGGATCGTTACCGCCCTTTTCAACCGCTTCGGGGCCCAGAATCGCGACATCGGGCTGGACGTCAACGTCGTCGCCTGGCCTGGTTATGCGCAGCTCGCGGCGCAAATGGCCGCCGGCGATCCGCCCGATCTCGTCACCATGCACCAGGGCGTCATCTCCGACTATCAGTCGCGCGGCCTGCTCGAGCCGATGGACTCCATTTTGCGCGAAGCGGGCATTCGCCCCGAGGATTTCACCGACGCGGCCCGGCGCGGAGTGACAAAGAACGGGATTGTCTACGGGCTGCCCTGGGACACGGTCGGCGGGCTCTATCACGTCAATACGAAGCTGTTTGCAGCGGCGGGTCTGATGAACGGGGGCAAGCCGGTTATTCCGGGTTCGGCGGCGGAGCTGCTCGACCAAGCCCGGCGCTTCAAGGAGGCGACGGGCAAGCCGTATTTCGTCCAGTCGCAGGTCAACGATCCCGCCACCCATGTTCGCAATCTCTACTCCTTCCTGCTAGCCCAAGACGCGAACTTCTACCCGGACGGGCACCATATCCGGCTCCGCACGCCGGAAGCGAAACGGGTGGTGGAGCTGTTCCGGACACTGGAGAGGGAAGGGCTCACCACCCGCAACCAGGACAACCCCGCCGCGATCGCGAGCTTCATCAACGGGGATGGCGGCGTGTTCCTCACCGGGACCTGGATGATCGGTCCGTTCGAGCAGGAAGCGGAGGCCAAGGGACGCCCGCTCTCCGGTGCCTATGCAGTGGTGCCCTATCCGCGCCTGTGGGGTCACGCCGCCGCCTTCGTCGACGGCCATGCCTGGGTGATGCCGAAGCGCAAGCGCAGCCCGGAGCAGCATCGGGCCTTGGTCCGCCTGTTCCGGTTCATGGCTGCGCACAATTTCGACTGGGCGCGTACGGGGCATATCCCGGCGTTCAAGGCAGTGGTCGAAAGCCCCGCTTTCGCCGCGCTTCCCCACCGCGGCGACATCGCGCCGCTGGCCCGCATCGGGGCGCCGCTTCCCGCTTACGTCAGGCGGCAGGGGGCGATCGAAGGACTGGTGGGCGAGGAGATCGCGGCCGCCGTCGCCGGCACCAAGCCGGTCGACCAGGCGCTTGCCGATGCCGAGCGGCGGGTCAACGAGCTGCTCACCAACGCAGATTGA